In one Bradyrhizobium sp. 4 genomic region, the following are encoded:
- a CDS encoding TRAP transporter large permease subunit → MRVAVVFGLLLSLMLTGMPISIALGLTVLSFMFTLTDVRTESVALKLFTGIESFEIMAIPFFILAGNFLTHGGVARRMITFATSLVGHWYGGLALSGVVACALFAAISGSSPATVVAIGSVILPAMVAQGFPKRFGAGVITTSGSLGILIPPSIPMVLFAVSTNTSVGKLFIAGIVPGLVLAMLLGATTFYRAWRNDYPRMPKATLYERFDAFRKSIWGILLIVIVIGGIYSGLFTPTEAAAVSAVYAFIVAVFIYKDLKLRDVPRVLLSSANLSAMLLYIITNAVLFSFLMTYENVPQALAQWMIDQGLGWIGFLLVVNLLLLLAGNVMEPSSIILIMAPILFPVAIKLGIDPIHFGILMTVNMEVGLCHPPVGLNLYVASGIAKMGITELTVAVWPWLLTMLGFLVLVTYWPGLSLWLPRLLGM, encoded by the coding sequence CTGCGTGTCGCCGTCGTCTTCGGCCTCCTGCTGTCGTTGATGCTCACGGGCATGCCGATCTCGATCGCGCTCGGCCTGACCGTGCTCAGCTTCATGTTCACGTTGACCGACGTGCGGACGGAATCGGTGGCGCTGAAGCTGTTCACCGGCATCGAGAGCTTCGAGATCATGGCGATCCCGTTCTTCATCCTTGCCGGCAACTTCCTGACCCATGGCGGCGTGGCGCGCCGGATGATCACATTCGCGACTTCGCTGGTCGGTCATTGGTACGGCGGTCTTGCGCTCTCGGGCGTGGTCGCCTGTGCGCTGTTCGCCGCGATTTCCGGCTCGTCGCCGGCCACCGTGGTTGCGATCGGATCGGTGATCCTGCCCGCGATGGTCGCGCAGGGATTTCCGAAGAGGTTCGGGGCGGGCGTGATCACGACCTCCGGCTCGCTGGGAATTCTCATTCCACCGTCGATTCCGATGGTTCTTTTTGCCGTCTCCACCAACACCTCCGTCGGCAAGCTGTTCATCGCCGGCATCGTGCCGGGACTCGTGCTCGCCATGCTGCTCGGCGCCACGACGTTCTATCGGGCCTGGCGTAACGACTATCCGAGGATGCCGAAAGCAACCCTCTACGAGCGCTTCGATGCGTTCCGCAAGTCGATCTGGGGTATCCTGCTGATCGTGATCGTGATCGGCGGCATCTACAGCGGCCTGTTCACGCCGACCGAAGCTGCCGCCGTCAGCGCGGTGTACGCCTTCATCGTCGCCGTGTTCATCTACAAGGATCTGAAGCTGCGAGACGTGCCGCGGGTGCTGCTGTCGTCGGCAAATCTTTCGGCGATGCTGCTCTACATCATCACCAACGCCGTCCTGTTCTCGTTCCTGATGACTTACGAGAACGTGCCGCAAGCGCTCGCGCAATGGATGATCGACCAGGGCCTCGGCTGGATCGGCTTCCTCCTCGTCGTCAATCTCCTGCTGCTGTTGGCCGGCAACGTGATGGAGCCGTCCTCGATCATCCTGATCATGGCGCCGATCCTGTTTCCGGTTGCGATCAAGCTCGGCATCGATCCGATCCATTTCGGCATCCTGATGACGGTGAACATGGAGGTCGGGCTGTGCCATCCGCCGGTCGGCCTCAATCTCTACGTCGCCTCGGGCATCGCCAAGATGGGTATCACCGAGCTCACGGTCGCGGTGTGGCCGTGGCTGCTGACGATGCTGGGATTCCTGGTGCTCGTGACCTACTGGCCGGGTCTGTCGCTGTGGCTGCCAAGATTGCTGGGCATGTAG
- a CDS encoding alkyl sulfatase dimerization domain-containing protein, which translates to MTDTSSNEPKGATPSVIAQQTAMLNALPFSDTRDFDDSARGFLGTIENAEISNPQGRTVWSLEPYGFLAAEQAPATVNPSLWRQSRLNMQHGLFEVVPGVYQVRGLDIANMTLIEGDSGVIVVDTLTSIEGARAALELYYRHRGQRPVAAVIFTHTHTDHWGGARGVLEEDARASGGVPVIAPNLFMEHAVSENIIAGPAMLRRAQYQFGPLLAKGARGQVDCGLGKSMAAGSVALLRPTDLIMATGDRRVIDGVEFEFQMAPNSEAPAEMHFFIPRYKLLNLAENCTHNFHNLLPFRGADVRDALAWSKYLGEALQLWDGKAEAMCGQHHWPVWGRERIGTMIRQQRDLYKFAHDQTIRLMNHGLTAAEIAETIQLPESLEGAWHGRGYYGHIRHNVKAIYQKYLGWYDANPVNLDPLPPVESGKKYVEYMGGADAILARARADFDKGEFRFVAQALGHLVFAEPDNQAARALLADTLEQLGYAAESATWRNAYLFGAQELRQGMPKVPARPPMPRETLAALRTSQLWDVLGIRLNGPKAEGKHIVLNWSFSDTGETFVLNLENCALTYTEGMQAESADASFTLARLTLDEVIAKLTSFPEAVAAGKVKFVGNPMRLAELMGLMDEFPRMFEIVEPKRAVVR; encoded by the coding sequence ATGACGGACACGTCCAGCAACGAGCCGAAGGGCGCAACACCGTCCGTTATCGCGCAGCAAACGGCGATGCTGAATGCGTTGCCGTTCTCCGACACGCGGGATTTCGACGATTCCGCGCGCGGCTTCCTCGGCACCATCGAAAACGCGGAGATCAGCAATCCGCAAGGGCGGACGGTCTGGAGCCTCGAGCCTTACGGCTTTCTCGCCGCCGAGCAGGCGCCGGCCACGGTCAATCCGAGCCTGTGGCGGCAGTCGCGGCTCAACATGCAGCACGGCCTGTTCGAGGTCGTGCCCGGCGTGTACCAGGTGCGTGGGCTCGACATCGCCAACATGACGCTGATCGAAGGCGACAGCGGCGTCATCGTCGTCGACACCCTGACCTCGATCGAGGGCGCGCGCGCCGCGCTCGAACTCTACTACAGGCACCGCGGCCAGCGACCGGTCGCGGCCGTGATCTTCACGCACACCCACACCGACCATTGGGGCGGCGCGCGCGGCGTGCTGGAGGAGGATGCACGCGCGAGCGGCGGCGTGCCGGTCATCGCGCCGAACTTGTTCATGGAGCATGCCGTCTCCGAGAACATCATCGCGGGACCTGCGATGCTGCGGCGGGCGCAGTACCAGTTCGGGCCTCTCCTCGCCAAGGGCGCGCGTGGGCAGGTCGATTGCGGCCTCGGCAAGTCGATGGCAGCAGGGTCGGTGGCGCTGCTGCGGCCGACCGATTTGATCATGGCGACCGGCGACCGGCGCGTGATCGACGGCGTCGAATTCGAATTCCAGATGGCCCCGAACAGCGAAGCGCCGGCGGAGATGCATTTCTTCATCCCGCGCTACAAGCTGTTGAACCTCGCCGAGAACTGCACCCATAATTTCCACAATCTGCTGCCGTTCCGCGGCGCCGACGTACGCGACGCGCTGGCCTGGTCGAAATATCTGGGCGAGGCCTTGCAGCTCTGGGATGGCAAGGCGGAGGCGATGTGCGGCCAGCATCACTGGCCGGTGTGGGGACGCGAACGCATCGGAACGATGATCCGGCAGCAGCGCGACCTCTATAAGTTCGCGCATGACCAGACCATCCGCCTGATGAACCACGGCCTCACCGCGGCCGAGATCGCCGAAACGATCCAGCTGCCCGAGAGCCTGGAGGGCGCCTGGCACGGCCGCGGCTATTACGGCCACATCCGGCACAATGTGAAGGCGATCTATCAAAAGTACCTGGGCTGGTACGACGCCAATCCGGTCAATCTCGATCCGCTGCCGCCGGTGGAGTCGGGCAAGAAATATGTGGAGTACATGGGCGGCGCCGACGCCATCCTCGCGCGGGCGCGTGCCGATTTCGACAAGGGCGAATTCCGCTTCGTGGCGCAGGCGCTCGGCCATCTCGTCTTTGCCGAGCCGGACAATCAGGCTGCGCGTGCGTTGCTGGCGGATACGCTGGAGCAGCTCGGCTACGCCGCCGAAAGCGCGACCTGGCGCAATGCCTATCTGTTCGGCGCGCAGGAATTGCGCCAGGGCATGCCGAAAGTGCCGGCGCGGCCGCCCATGCCGCGCGAGACGCTGGCGGCGCTGCGCACCTCACAGCTCTGGGACGTGCTCGGCATCCGCCTCAACGGACCGAAGGCGGAAGGAAAGCACATCGTGCTGAACTGGAGCTTTTCCGATACCGGCGAGACCTTCGTGCTCAATCTGGAGAACTGCGCGCTCACCTACACAGAGGGCATGCAGGCGGAAAGCGCCGATGCCAGCTTCACGCTCGCGCGGTTGACGCTCGACGAGGTGATCGCAAAACTGACCAGCTTCCCGGAGGCCGTGGCCGCCGGCAAGGTCAAATTCGTCGGCAACCCGATGCGCCTAGCCGAGCTGATGGGCCTGATGGACGAATTCCCGCGCATGTTCGAGATCGTCGAGCCGAAGCGGGCGGTGGTGAGGTAG
- a CDS encoding UBP-type zinc finger domain-containing protein, with amino-acid sequence MKSERGGINLAAKPSGTGCVECSDAGGWWFHLRRCVECGHIGCCDASPNQHATKHSAATGHPIITSFEPGERWFYDYRTGEAFAGPKLQGPHAHPLDQPVPGPDGAVPPDWQTLLHE; translated from the coding sequence ATGAAGTCTGAGAGGGGTGGCATCAATCTCGCGGCCAAACCAAGCGGAACGGGGTGCGTGGAATGCTCGGATGCGGGCGGGTGGTGGTTTCACCTTCGCAGATGTGTCGAATGCGGTCACATCGGCTGCTGTGATGCGTCACCAAATCAGCACGCAACGAAACACAGCGCGGCGACAGGTCATCCGATCATCACGAGCTTCGAGCCGGGCGAACGATGGTTTTACGACTATCGCACGGGAGAGGCTTTCGCCGGCCCGAAGCTTCAAGGTCCTCACGCGCATCCGTTGGATCAGCCGGTGCCCGGACCGGACGGCGCGGTGCCTCCAGACTGGCAAACGCTGCTGCATGAGTAA
- a CDS encoding DctP family TRAP transporter solute-binding subunit: protein MRKLLLAVAAAAILLAPAVVEAQSPIVIKFSHVVANDTPKGKGALKFKELAEKYTDGKVKVEIYPNSTLYKDKEEIEALQLGSVHMLAPSTAKFAPLGIKEFEALDLPWLFKDDQTYSNAMKGTIGKWLFDKLETKGITGLAYWDNGFHMLSANRALMKPADFQGLKFRISGSKVADQYLRIMGSIPQIMAFSEVYQALQTGVVDGCENTASNYLTQKFYEVQKDITVSYHAHLQYAVIVNSKFWSGLPPDIRAQLEKAMNEATDYTNQIAHQENEDALAEIKKTGKTTLHYLTDADRKAWQEAMQPTYKWAKGRVGQEVLDLVAKELDVKMN, encoded by the coding sequence ATGCGCAAGCTGCTTCTTGCGGTCGCGGCCGCAGCCATTCTTTTGGCGCCAGCCGTTGTCGAGGCCCAGAGCCCGATCGTCATCAAATTCAGCCACGTCGTCGCCAACGACACGCCCAAAGGCAAGGGCGCCCTGAAGTTCAAGGAACTTGCGGAGAAATACACCGACGGCAAGGTAAAGGTCGAAATCTACCCGAACTCCACGCTGTACAAGGACAAGGAGGAGATCGAGGCGCTGCAGCTCGGCTCGGTGCACATGCTCGCCCCTTCGACCGCGAAGTTCGCCCCGCTCGGGATCAAGGAGTTCGAGGCGCTCGACCTGCCCTGGCTGTTCAAGGACGACCAGACCTATTCCAACGCGATGAAGGGCACGATCGGCAAGTGGCTGTTCGATAAGCTGGAGACCAAGGGCATCACCGGGCTCGCTTACTGGGACAACGGCTTCCACATGCTCTCCGCCAACCGCGCCCTGATGAAGCCGGCCGACTTCCAGGGTCTCAAATTCCGCATCTCCGGATCGAAGGTCGCCGACCAATATCTCCGGATCATGGGCTCGATCCCGCAGATCATGGCGTTTTCCGAAGTCTACCAGGCTTTGCAGACGGGCGTGGTCGACGGCTGCGAGAACACCGCGTCCAACTACCTGACGCAGAAGTTCTACGAGGTGCAGAAGGACATCACCGTGTCCTATCACGCGCACCTGCAATATGCCGTCATCGTCAATTCGAAATTCTGGTCCGGCCTGCCGCCCGATATCCGCGCCCAGCTCGAGAAGGCGATGAACGAGGCGACCGACTACACCAACCAGATCGCGCACCAGGAAAACGAGGACGCGCTGGCCGAGATCAAGAAGACGGGCAAGACCACGCTGCATTATCTGACTGACGCCGATCGCAAGGCGTGGCAGGAAGCGATGCAGCCGACCTACAAATGGGCAAAGGGGCGGGTCGGGCAGGAGGTGCTCGATCTCGTCGCCAAGGAACTCGACGTCAAGATGAACTGA
- a CDS encoding glycosyltransferase family 4 protein — MRIAQVAPLTEAVPPKLYGGTERVVHWLTEELVALGHDVTLFASGDSQTSAKLDALWPRALRLDGSVRDPNALHMVMLERVRQKCDDEEFDFLHFHLDYYPWSLFYRQPTPFLTTLHGRLDLPEHQPVFNTFSKVPVVSISNAQRRPVPQANWVRTIHHGLPENLLTPKQAKQEYLAVLGRIAPEKGVDRAIKIATHCGIPLKIAAKVDRADQDYYDELIRPMIENNPLVEFIGEISDHEKSDFLSGALGLLLPIDWPEPFGLVMIEAMACGTPVIAFNRGSVPEIIDEGLTGFVVEDVLSAAGVVGRLQQLDRSVIRKQFETRFTARRMALDYLAAYRSLGEEQAPRIKLVSSAE; from the coding sequence ATGCGCATCGCGCAGGTTGCTCCGTTGACGGAGGCAGTTCCACCCAAGCTTTATGGCGGCACCGAGCGGGTGGTGCACTGGTTGACGGAAGAGCTGGTGGCTCTTGGCCACGACGTGACGCTGTTCGCCAGCGGCGATTCGCAAACCTCGGCGAAGCTGGACGCGTTATGGCCGCGGGCGCTCCGCCTCGACGGTTCCGTGCGCGATCCCAATGCTCTGCACATGGTGATGCTGGAGCGGGTGCGGCAGAAATGTGACGACGAGGAGTTCGACTTCCTCCATTTCCATCTCGATTATTATCCGTGGTCGCTGTTCTACCGGCAGCCGACGCCGTTCCTGACCACGCTGCACGGCCGGCTCGATCTGCCGGAGCATCAACCGGTTTTCAATACCTTCTCGAAGGTCCCCGTCGTCTCGATTTCGAACGCGCAGCGCCGGCCGGTGCCGCAGGCGAACTGGGTGAGGACGATCCACCACGGCCTGCCCGAGAATCTGCTGACGCCGAAGCAGGCGAAGCAGGAATACCTCGCCGTGCTCGGCCGTATCGCGCCGGAAAAGGGCGTCGATCGCGCCATCAAGATCGCGACGCATTGCGGCATTCCGCTCAAGATCGCAGCCAAGGTCGATCGTGCCGACCAGGATTACTATGACGAGCTGATCCGGCCGATGATCGAGAACAATCCGCTGGTGGAATTCATCGGCGAGATCAGCGATCACGAGAAGTCGGACTTCTTGAGCGGCGCGCTGGGCCTTTTGCTGCCGATCGACTGGCCGGAGCCGTTTGGCCTGGTGATGATCGAAGCGATGGCCTGCGGAACGCCGGTCATCGCCTTCAACCGCGGCTCGGTGCCGGAGATCATCGACGAGGGCCTCACCGGCTTCGTCGTCGAGGACGTCCTCAGCGCCGCCGGCGTCGTCGGCCGCCTGCAGCAACTCGACCGCTCCGTCATCCGCAAGCAGTTCGAGACGCGCTTCACGGCGCGGCGCATGGCGCTGGATTATCTCGCAGCCTATCGCAGCCTTGGCGAGGAACAGGCGCCGCGGATCAAGCTGGTGAGCAGCGCAGAGTAG
- a CDS encoding methyltransferase domain-containing protein codes for MVWDPQQYLKFSGHRLRPAVDLLMRIPDSGPRAVADLGAGAGNVTKLIKERWPDATVTGVEGSAEMVAAGRKAAPDVEWSHEDLGHWRPTKQYDVVYSNAALHWLPNHAALFPSIMEKVTPGGMLAVQMPRNFLAPSHVLIGETALNGPWRSKVEHLVTPPPVEAPAYYHGLLAPMSANIDIWETEYLQVLEGENPVKEWTKGTWLTRYLDILQGDEKAAFEAAYGMRVAKAYPKNAAGQTLFPFRRLFMVAQRNG; via the coding sequence ATGGTCTGGGATCCGCAGCAATATCTGAAATTCTCCGGCCACCGGCTCCGGCCCGCCGTCGACCTCTTGATGCGGATTCCGGATTCTGGTCCGCGTGCGGTTGCCGATCTTGGCGCCGGCGCCGGCAACGTCACCAAGCTGATCAAGGAGCGTTGGCCGGACGCGACGGTGACCGGTGTCGAGGGTTCGGCCGAGATGGTCGCCGCCGGCCGCAAGGCGGCGCCGGATGTGGAATGGTCACACGAGGACCTCGGCCACTGGCGCCCGACGAAGCAATATGACGTCGTCTATTCCAATGCCGCACTGCACTGGCTGCCCAATCATGCGGCCCTGTTTCCATCGATCATGGAGAAGGTGACGCCCGGCGGAATGCTCGCCGTGCAGATGCCGCGCAACTTTCTGGCGCCCTCGCATGTGCTGATCGGCGAGACCGCGCTGAACGGCCCCTGGCGGTCCAAGGTCGAGCATCTCGTCACGCCGCCGCCGGTCGAAGCGCCGGCCTACTATCACGGTCTTCTTGCTCCGATGTCGGCCAATATCGACATCTGGGAGACCGAATATCTGCAGGTGCTGGAAGGCGAGAACCCCGTGAAGGAATGGACCAAGGGGACCTGGCTGACGCGCTATCTCGACATCTTGCAGGGCGACGAGAAGGCCGCGTTCGAAGCTGCCTATGGGATGCGGGTCGCGAAAGCCTATCCGAAGAACGCCGCGGGACAGACGCTGTTTCCGTTCCGGCGTCTGTTCATGGTTGCCCAGCGCAACGGCTGA
- a CDS encoding ABC transporter ATP-binding protein — protein sequence MDHLSGYAHRPFAFVLRYLRRRLASHLVILAAVVAAVACSVGTQYGVKSLVDSLSAGAAHGGSVWLAFIFLMTLIAADNFLWRIASWTASFTFVRVTGDLRRDIFRHLTGHAPSYFSDRMPGMLTSRITATSNAVFTVENMFVWNVLPPCIATVAAIALIGTVSPYMALGLIVIAGGMVLAMFRLAAAGKPLHDDFADKAAVVDGEMIDVISNMPLVRAFCGIGHEHERFDATVNRELTARGRSLRYLEKLRLIHAGVTVVLTIALMAWAIMLWQDGRATTGDVVLVCTLGLSILNATRDLAVALVDVTQHVARLTEAIATLLVPHGLRDHPEAEPLVKSGAAIAFNNVTFGYPAAEKIFERFSLRLQPGQRVGLVGQSGGGKSTLFTLLQRFYDTDEGSITIDGQDISKVTQQSLREAISVVPQDISLFHRSIRENIRYGRPNATDDEVLRAAIAARCDFVESLPGGLDTMVGDRGVKMSGGQRQRIAIARAFLKDAPILLLDEATAALDSESEEAIREALSRLMRGRTVIAIAHRLATLRNFDRVVVLRGGKIIEDGSPERLMQGHGPYRELVTQEMSRLAQAAA from the coding sequence ATGGATCATCTTTCTGGGTATGCGCACCGGCCGTTTGCCTTTGTTTTGCGCTATCTTCGGCGCCGGCTCGCGTCGCATCTCGTGATCCTGGCGGCTGTGGTGGCGGCCGTTGCCTGCTCCGTAGGCACGCAGTATGGCGTCAAATCCCTCGTCGACAGTCTGTCGGCCGGCGCTGCGCATGGTGGGAGCGTATGGCTGGCATTCATTTTCCTCATGACGCTGATCGCCGCCGACAATTTCCTTTGGCGGATCGCGAGCTGGACGGCCAGCTTCACCTTCGTGCGTGTCACGGGTGATCTGCGCCGTGACATCTTTCGTCATCTGACCGGCCACGCGCCGAGCTACTTCTCCGACCGCATGCCCGGCATGCTGACCAGCCGCATCACCGCGACGTCGAATGCGGTGTTCACGGTCGAGAACATGTTCGTCTGGAATGTGCTGCCGCCGTGCATCGCAACGGTTGCGGCCATCGCGCTGATCGGAACCGTCAGTCCCTACATGGCGCTCGGCCTGATCGTGATCGCCGGCGGCATGGTGCTTGCGATGTTCCGCCTCGCCGCCGCAGGAAAACCGCTGCATGACGACTTCGCCGACAAGGCCGCCGTCGTCGACGGCGAGATGATCGACGTCATCAGCAACATGCCGCTGGTGCGCGCCTTCTGCGGCATCGGGCACGAGCATGAGCGGTTCGACGCGACTGTGAACCGGGAGCTCACCGCACGCGGCCGCAGCCTGCGCTATCTGGAGAAGCTGCGGCTTATCCATGCCGGCGTCACTGTCGTGCTCACGATCGCCCTGATGGCCTGGGCGATCATGCTCTGGCAGGATGGCCGGGCGACCACCGGCGACGTCGTGCTGGTCTGCACCCTCGGTCTCTCCATTTTGAATGCGACGCGCGATCTCGCGGTGGCGCTGGTCGACGTCACCCAGCACGTTGCCCGGCTGACCGAGGCGATCGCCACGCTGCTGGTGCCGCATGGATTGCGCGACCATCCCGAGGCCGAGCCGCTGGTGAAGAGCGGCGCCGCGATCGCGTTCAACAATGTCACCTTCGGCTATCCCGCAGCTGAGAAGATCTTCGAGCGCTTCAGCCTGCGCCTGCAACCCGGCCAGCGCGTCGGCCTGGTGGGCCAGTCCGGCGGCGGCAAGTCGACGTTGTTCACGCTGCTGCAGCGCTTCTACGATACCGACGAGGGCAGCATCACCATCGACGGCCAGGACATTTCCAAGGTGACGCAGCAGAGCCTGCGCGAAGCGATCTCGGTCGTGCCGCAGGACATTTCTTTGTTCCACCGCTCAATTCGCGAGAACATCCGCTATGGTCGCCCGAACGCGACCGACGACGAGGTGCTGCGTGCCGCAATTGCGGCGCGCTGCGATTTCGTCGAAAGCCTGCCTGGTGGTCTCGACACCATGGTCGGCGACCGCGGCGTCAAGATGTCCGGCGGCCAGCGCCAGCGCATCGCGATTGCGCGCGCCTTCCTGAAGGACGCGCCGATCCTGCTGCTGGACGAGGCGACCGCCGCGCTCGACAGCGAATCCGAGGAGGCGATCCGCGAGGCGTTGTCGCGGCTGATGCGCGGCCGCACGGTCATCGCGATCGCGCATCGCCTCGCTACCCTGCGCAATTTCGATCGCGTGGTCGTGTTGAGGGGTGGTAAGATCATCGAGGACGGGTCGCCTGAGCGTCTGATGCAGGGCCACGGGCCCTATCGTGAGCTGGTCACGCAGGAAATGAGCCGGCTCGCCCAGGCCGCAGCGTAA
- a CDS encoding SDR family oxidoreductase — MDLGLTSKAAVVTGASVGIGRAIAKGLAAEGVRVIGVARRTDLLAELVKEVGSGLITPFEQDVMAKDSAEKISAFALKELGHVDILINNAGGSRPLPVDAPDSQWDEAIALNFTSYRRIAHALLPQMIERKWGRIVNITGKSEPEGLNAAFAAKAAVHAWAKGLSREIGEHGITINCIPPGRIMSEQIRRNYAPDYRERFAEEEIPVGYWGEPEDLAALAVFLASPVARYITGTVIPVDGGLRRYQF, encoded by the coding sequence ATGGATCTCGGGCTCACATCGAAAGCCGCCGTCGTCACCGGAGCCAGCGTCGGCATCGGCCGTGCCATCGCCAAGGGCTTGGCTGCCGAAGGCGTGCGCGTCATCGGCGTGGCACGGCGGACCGACCTGCTCGCCGAACTGGTGAAAGAAGTCGGCTCCGGTCTGATCACGCCCTTCGAGCAGGACGTGATGGCCAAGGACTCGGCCGAGAAGATTTCGGCCTTCGCGCTCAAAGAGCTCGGCCATGTCGACATCCTCATCAACAATGCCGGCGGCAGCCGCCCCCTCCCCGTCGATGCGCCCGACAGCCAATGGGACGAGGCGATCGCGCTGAATTTCACCAGCTACCGCCGCATCGCGCATGCGCTGCTGCCGCAGATGATCGAACGCAAATGGGGCCGCATCGTCAACATCACCGGCAAGTCCGAGCCGGAAGGCCTCAACGCCGCGTTCGCCGCCAAAGCCGCCGTGCACGCCTGGGCCAAGGGCCTGTCGCGCGAGATCGGTGAGCACGGCATCACCATCAACTGCATCCCGCCCGGCCGCATCATGAGCGAACAGATCCGCCGCAACTACGCGCCTGATTATCGCGAGCGCTTCGCGGAGGAAGAGATCCCGGTCGGCTATTGGGGCGAGCCGGAGGACCTAGCGGCGTTGGCGGTGTTCTTGGCGTCACCGGTGGCGCGGTACATCACGGGCACGGTGATCCCGGTGGATGGGGGGCTGCGGAGGTATCAGTTCTAG